Genomic DNA from Streptomyces venezuelae:
CACGATGAGCGTCCGGCCCGCGACGCCCGCGAGCCCCCGCGAGAGCACGGCCGTGGGGACCTTCTCCCTGCCGTACGCCCGGATCGCCTCGCCGATGCCCGGCACCTCGTGGTCGATGACGCGGCGAGTGGCCTCGGGGGTGCGGTCGGTGGGCGAGATGCCGGTGCCGCCGGTGGTCAGGATGACGTCGTAGCCGGCCTCGGCGCCCGCGCGCAGGGCCTCTTCGACGGGGTCGCCGTCGGGGACGACCCGCGGTCCGTCGACGGCGAAGCCGAGGGCGGTGAGCCCCTCGACGAGGATCGGTCCGCCCCGGTCGGCGTAGACACCCGCGGCGGCACGGTTCGACGCGGTCACGACGAGCGCGCTGTACGGCGCGAGCAGGGCACCGCCCACCGCGGTGTCCGGTGCCGTCTGCCGCGGCGCCTCGCCCGGCTCCCGGCCCGCCTGCGATGCCGCGTCGTGCTCCACGCGTGCGTGCCCGTGCGGTGCGTCGGACCGGTCCCCGGTGTCACCCGCGCTCACGCCCCGGCTCCTTCCCTGTTCCACGTCCCCG
This window encodes:
- a CDS encoding molybdenum cofactor biosynthesis protein B, which produces MGGALLAPYSALVVTASNRAAAGVYADRGGPILVEGLTALGFAVDGPRVVPDGDPVEEALRAGAEAGYDVILTTGGTGISPTDRTPEATRRVIDHEVPGIGEAIRAYGREKVPTAVLSRGLAGVAGRTLIVNLPGSTGGVRDGLAVLEPLLRHAVDQLRGGDHPGPPGGAS